From a region of the Microterricola gilva genome:
- the rlmB gene encoding 23S rRNA (guanosine(2251)-2'-O)-methyltransferase RlmB, which yields MKNTGGKPRAGAVRKGARGPQVGSGGQGRQALEGKKPTPKAEDRPYHPAGKRKAAQERYEAASGGKRRSSAPRDAGRPDGAPRNVAVSGRPAGGRKPKSGDEIEIVTGRNSVVEALRAKIPASALYVATRVEMDDRVKEALKLATANGIPILEVMRPELDRLAGRDSVHQGLALKVPPYEYAHPTELLEQVISRGQTPLFVALDGITDPRNLGAIIRSTAAFGGHGVIVPQRRSVGLTASAWKTSAGAAARTPVAMATNLTQTLKAFKDAGVFVLGLDGGGDVMLPGLELADRPVVVVVGSEGKGLSRLVTETCDAVVSIPISAATESLNAGIAASVTLYEISRLRALKK from the coding sequence ATGAAGAACACAGGTGGAAAGCCCCGCGCCGGCGCCGTACGCAAGGGCGCGCGCGGCCCTCAGGTAGGCTCTGGCGGCCAGGGGCGTCAGGCCCTCGAGGGCAAGAAGCCCACGCCCAAGGCCGAGGACCGCCCGTACCACCCCGCCGGCAAGCGCAAGGCGGCGCAGGAGCGCTACGAGGCGGCCAGCGGTGGCAAGCGCCGCAGCAGCGCGCCCCGTGACGCCGGTCGTCCGGACGGCGCTCCCCGCAACGTCGCCGTCTCCGGCCGCCCCGCCGGTGGCCGCAAGCCGAAGTCGGGCGACGAGATCGAGATCGTCACCGGTCGCAACTCCGTCGTCGAGGCGCTGCGGGCCAAGATCCCCGCGAGCGCGCTCTACGTCGCGACCCGCGTCGAGATGGACGACCGCGTCAAGGAGGCCCTCAAGCTGGCCACCGCGAACGGTATCCCGATCCTCGAGGTCATGCGCCCGGAGCTCGACCGCCTCGCCGGTCGCGACAGCGTGCACCAGGGCCTCGCGCTCAAGGTGCCGCCGTACGAGTACGCGCACCCCACCGAGCTGCTCGAGCAGGTCATCTCCCGCGGCCAGACGCCGCTGTTCGTCGCGCTCGACGGCATCACCGACCCGCGCAACCTCGGCGCGATCATCCGCTCGACGGCCGCTTTCGGTGGCCACGGCGTGATCGTCCCGCAGCGTCGCTCCGTCGGTCTCACCGCCTCGGCGTGGAAGACCTCGGCCGGTGCCGCGGCGCGCACCCCCGTCGCGATGGCGACGAACCTCACCCAGACGCTGAAGGCGTTCAAGGATGCCGGCGTCTTCGTGCTCGGACTCGACGGCGGCGGCGACGTCATGCTGCCGGGCCTCGAGCTGGCCGACCGCCCGGTCGTCGTCGTTGTCGGCAGCGAGGGCAAGGGCCTCTCGCGCCTCGTCACCGAGACCTGCGACGCGGTCGTATCGATCCCGATCAGCGCTGCGACCGAGTCGCTGAACGCCGGCATTGCGGCATCCGTGACGCTCTACGAGATCTCGCGCCTGCGCGCCCTCAAGAAGTAG